The genomic segment TCCGCCTCGCTCGCCTCGCTGTCCGCGTCCCTCTCCAGCCCCGCGTTCCCGCCCAACGCGCAGCTGCTCGCGCCACTCGCGGCCGCGCTCTCCGCGCTGCTCTCCGTGGCTGGAGACGCGCCTCGCCTCGGGCACCTCCACACTGTTtcgctcctctcctcctcctccgcctcgctGTCCCAGCTCGCAGCCGACGCGCGCCTCCTCGCCGCGCCCGCCCCCTCCGGCAGCGCCGGCGGAGGGGTAGGGGACGGAGCGGATGGGCTGATCTCCCGGCTCCGACTGGGGTCCGCCGTGTCCCGCGCGGCGGCTCTGGAGGAGCTGGCCAGCTCCGTGGGGACGCTGCCGCCGTCCTCCGCTGCCGCGGCCGTCTCCGCGGTGGCGGCGATGCTTGACTCCGGCGGGGACCTCCTCCCGGCGTCCCGCGAGAAGGCCGTGTCCGTGCTCGCCGCCTTCGCGTCGTCGGAGGCCGCGTGCCGGTTCTTGTCCCAGGAATCCGGCACGGTCCTCCCCCACCTCTGCCGCGCGCTGGAGtccggcggcgcgggcgccgagCACGCGTGCGTGGCGCTGCTCCCGCTCACCGCAGCCTCACGGGACGCAGCGGCGGCCGTGGCCGCGCGCGGCGGGGTGGCGGCCCTCCTCGGCGCGTGCGCCTCCGGCACGCCGGCCACCCAGGCCGCTGCGGCCGGCGTTCTCCGAAACCTCGCCGCGTTCCCGGACCTCCTCCCGTCGTTCTGCGACGAGGGCGCCATCCCTTTGCTCCTGCAGCTCGTCTTCCTCGGCACCCCCCGCGCGCAGGAACTTGCCCTCGGCTGCCTCCAGAACCTCACGGCCAGCGACGGCGACCAGGGCCAGCGGCTAAAGGTTGAGGCTTTCCAGGAAGGCGCGCTCGGCTGCGTCAAGGACTTCCTCGACTCCAGCCGCGGCGACGAGCCGGGCCTCGCGCCGGCTCTCGGGCTCCTCCGCAACATGGCCTCCTTCCGCTACATCGCCGAGATAGCCGTCTCCGCCAGCTTCGTCTCCCTCGTCTCCGCCGCGCTGAGCAGCGACAAGTCCGCCACCCGCACGGAGGCGGCCATGGGGCTGGCCGAACTCTGCAACGTCGGCAGCAGCGGCAAGGTGAGGAACGAGCTCGGGGACTCGATCCCGCGGCTGGTCTGGATGCTGGAGGCCAAATCCGTCGCCGAGAGGGACGCCGCCGCTCGCGCGCTGGCCGCGCTCCTTGCCGCGTCGAGCGGGTACCGGAAGCTGTTCAAGAAGGGCGAGAGGGGCATCGTCAACGCAGTCCAGCTGCTCGACCCGGTCGCCCGGGGCGTCGACAAGCGGTTCCCAGTGTCCGTCCTGCTCGCCGTCTCGGCGTCCCGTCGGTGCCGGAAGCATATGGTGGCCGCCGGCGCCTGCGGGTTCCTGCAGGGCCTCATGGCCGCCGAGGTGGACGGCGCCAAGAAGCTCGCCGAGTGCCTGGGCAAAGGGAATATGCTCGGCGTGTTCCCGCGGACATGACACCGATCGAATAACGGAGGAATTCAGAGTTCTTGCGATGATCAAACCTTCGCTTAGCGCTGTATGTATATGCCATAGCCACTTCCCCTGCCTCAATCCACCTCCTGATAGCTTCTGCTGCTTCCTCTCTCTGTATGATGctcgtgatgatgatgatcttgtacATGTCGGCGTGCGTCGTCCTGTTCGATAGCTTAGGGTGCTACTGCTGCTAGATGATGAGTGTTGTAGCGTGCTGAAATCAATAAGAACATGGAAACCTTGTATGTAATTCTTTATCTGAAGAAATTCagctgttttttcttttctttcctctttttttcttcaggGGAAATCAACTGGTTTCCTTTACTTGTGACTTGCAAGAATATCGAATCAGCTGTTGTAACTTGATTAGCCAAAGATTTCTTCAGAGGGTCTGCATCCGCTGTCATTTTCTAGGCATTGTAGCATGAAATGGATCATACCGATAATTGCGGCAGTCGAATTAATGGCTAACATTTTGGTTAACCTCATCGTGATTGCATCGTCTCCCACTCTTAATCGTGGACTGAGCTCTAGTGAGGGGTACAAGTCTGATTGACCGGGGCATTGTTCATAGCTAAATGTGTTGAGATGGTACTACTACCTCTTCATGAAAAGGGTTCAGATTTGTACGAATGGTACAAGTTGATGAAGCCTACAATAATTTGCCAATACAGCAATAGGTGTAAGGCTCTTCAATACTCGTCCTCTCATGGTTCATTTCCTAATGTTGGTGAATTGGTAATCGTCCTGCCTTGACTGCTTTGATTTTGTCGGTTGAAACAATATCGTAACAATGAGATTTTGATGTTGCAGTCACATTTTAACCGTAAAAACCTATCCCCGAAACCATAAAAATCCTATTGTCTTTTACGGTCACTGTATCTTTGTAGCGCCCTCTCACTGTCTAAGCTCCAAGCCGATGTTCATTGCCTTTTAATCCATTCTTTATCTCGTCTTTATAGTTCAACATTTGGTCAGTTACAAGCTTGGGTAAAGAAGCACATTAGTACGTTGCTACAGAGAAAGGTTTACTCTCTTCAGGGCCATTGCTGAATAAATCGCCAGTAGACTCACACGGGAATGGCCCGGGATGGAAGAACAAAGTGActaagggtatgtttgtttaagcttttgtttttgagtttttctaaaCTATTGTATTTTTGGTTTAtctgaaaaact from the Phragmites australis chromosome 19, lpPhrAust1.1, whole genome shotgun sequence genome contains:
- the LOC133900835 gene encoding uncharacterized protein LOC133900835 yields the protein MSPPESGESAGDPLAECLRLLEAVPAAAASSPAFRRHWPSISASLASLSASLSSPAFPPNAQLLAPLAAALSALLSVAGDAPRLGHLHTVSLLSSSSASLSQLAADARLLAAPAPSGSAGGGVGDGADGLISRLRLGSAVSRAAALEELASSVGTLPPSSAAAAVSAVAAMLDSGGDLLPASREKAVSVLAAFASSEAACRFLSQESGTVLPHLCRALESGGAGAEHACVALLPLTAASRDAAAAVAARGGVAALLGACASGTPATQAAAAGVLRNLAAFPDLLPSFCDEGAIPLLLQLVFLGTPRAQELALGCLQNLTASDGDQGQRLKVEAFQEGALGCVKDFLDSSRGDEPGLAPALGLLRNMASFRYIAEIAVSASFVSLVSAALSSDKSATRTEAAMGLAELCNVGSSGKVRNELGDSIPRLVWMLEAKSVAERDAAARALAALLAASSGYRKLFKKGERGIVNAVQLLDPVARGVDKRFPVSVLLAVSASRRCRKHMVAAGACGFLQGLMAAEVDGAKKLAECLGKGNMLGVFPRT